Proteins encoded together in one Hevea brasiliensis isolate MT/VB/25A 57/8 chromosome 16, ASM3005281v1, whole genome shotgun sequence window:
- the LOC110655169 gene encoding uncharacterized protein LOC110655169, which yields MDSSNSNSTQANSTSGTSSKTREEEFNPLWRYVTKLEKTGEGGGNCKWIFNFCGQEKQGTYIRVRAHLLKITGKGIGVCKKVMNDSISEMRKQEDEATNKITNSQSRRVSLPISITSIPSLNITEPSISAALKKKRNVLHWGLPFNFARNPYYVSSYSFAANHVLGGYVPPGYNKLRTTLLQQEKANVERLLEPIKNTWLEKGVSIVSDGWSDPQRRHLINFMVVSESGPMFIKSVDCSGEVKDKQFIANLLKEVIDEVGHQKVVQVITDNASNCKGAGEIIEGMFPHIYWTPCVVHTLNLALKNICVAKNLETNQETYDVCHWITEIHGDALQIKNFIMNHSMRLAIYNRFSPLKLLSVADTRFASIVVMLKRFKLIRRALEAMVMSDQWAQYREDDQGKARFVRDKVVDED from the exons atggattcttcaaactcaaattctaCCCAAGCAAATAGCACTAGTGGCACTTCTTCAAAAACTAGGGAGGAAGAATTTAATCCTCTGTGGAGATATGTAACTAAACTAGAGAAAACTGGAGAAGGAGGGGGTAATTGTAAATGGATATTCAATTTTTGTGGACAAGAAAAGCAAGGGACTTATATTAGAGTGAGGGCTCATTTATTGAAAATCACTGGAAAAGGGATTGGTGTGTGTAAAAAAGTGATGAATGATAGTATTTCTGAAATGAGGAAACAGGAGGATGAGGCAACAAACAAAATTACCAATTCACAATCTAGGCGAGTTTCTTTGCCTATTAGTATAACTTCTATTCCTTCATTGAATATAACTGAACCAAGTATTTCAGCAGCTTTGAAGAAAAAAAGA AATGTTCTACACTGGGGTCTACCTTTTAATTTTGCTAGAAATCCTTATTATGTGAGTTCTTATTCTTTTGCTGCTAATCATGTTTTGGGTGGTTATGTGCCGCCTGGTTATAACAAATTGAGAACCACATTACTTCAGCAAGAAAAAGCAAACGTAGAGAGGTTGCTTGAACCAATTAAAAACACTTGGTTAGAAAAGGGTGTTAGTATTGTGAGTGATGGATGGAGTGATCCCCAGAGGAGgcatttgattaattttatggtTGTTTCTGAGTCTGGCCCCATGTTTATCAAATCTGTAGATTGTTCTGGTGAAGTGAAAGATAAGCAATTTATTGCTAATTTGCTAAAAGAAGTAATTGATGAGGTGGGTCATCAAAAAGTGGTACAAGTCATTACTGATAATGCTTCAAATTGTAAAGGTGCTGGAGAAATCATTGAGGGAATGTTTCCACATATTTATTGGACTCCTTGTGTTGTGCACACTCTTAATCTTGCTTTGAAGAATATATGTGTAGCAAAAAATTTGGAAACTAATCAAGAAACTTATGATGTGTGTCACTGGATCACTGAAATCCATGGGGATGCTTTGCAAATCAAGAATTTTATAATGAATCATTCCATGAGGCTTGCAATTTATAATCGGTTTAGCCCTTTGAAATTGCTTTCAGTTGCTGACACTCGTTTTGCTTCTATTGTTGTGATGCTTAAAAGATTTAAACTTATTAGGCGTGCTTTAGAAGCAATGGTTATGAGTGATCAATGGGCACAA